The following proteins are encoded in a genomic region of Galbibacter sp. BG1:
- the proB gene encoding glutamate 5-kinase, whose translation MKTTTKKRIVLKIGSNTLTRETNHISRGKIEDIARQIALLKDNYEFIVVSSGAIAAAKQFVNLESNGKEIYVKQALASIGQLHLMRIYQENFRELGLLISQCLLSYSDFKSKTSKENIVNTINILLENDYIPIINENDTVATDEIKFGDNDKLAAMTAALLKADLLIIATNTNGIYTKTSIQSGIPETIKEVIGFESLIQEVADGKSSHGTGGMKSKVDAVEIASIAGIETWIVNGLKENFISEAVANTSHFTKIKPKITL comes from the coding sequence ATGAAAACAACCACCAAAAAAAGAATTGTACTCAAAATAGGTTCCAATACCTTAACCAGGGAAACCAACCATATTTCCCGTGGTAAAATTGAAGATATTGCTAGGCAAATTGCACTTCTCAAAGATAACTACGAATTTATTGTGGTAAGTTCTGGGGCGATCGCTGCGGCCAAGCAATTTGTAAACCTAGAAAGCAACGGAAAAGAAATTTATGTAAAACAGGCGCTGGCTTCCATTGGTCAGTTGCATCTTATGCGAATTTATCAAGAGAATTTTAGGGAATTGGGGTTGTTAATATCGCAATGTCTCCTCTCCTATTCTGATTTTAAAAGCAAAACCTCTAAAGAGAATATTGTAAACACCATCAATATTTTGTTGGAAAACGATTACATTCCCATTATCAATGAAAATGATACTGTTGCCACGGATGAAATTAAATTTGGAGATAACGATAAATTGGCAGCCATGACCGCGGCGCTTTTAAAAGCTGATCTTTTAATTATAGCTACCAATACCAATGGTATCTATACCAAAACATCCATACAGAGCGGTATTCCAGAAACTATTAAAGAAGTAATTGGTTTTGAAAGTTTGATTCAAGAAGTTGCCGATGGTAAATCTTCCCATGGCACAGGAGGAATGAAATCTAAAGTGGACGCCGTAGAAATTGCCAGTATAGCCGGTATAGAAACGTGGATTGTAAATGGCCTTAAAGAGAATTTTATTAGTGAAGCTGTGGCCAATACCAGCCATTTCACTAAAATTAAACCAAAAATAACCTTATAG
- a CDS encoding glycoside hydrolase family 43 protein, producing MKKHYLLLLFTFTTAFLSAQNNNPVFPGWYADPEGIIFDKEYWIFPTYSAPFDEQVFLDAFSSPDLVTWKKHERIIDTAEVSWAKRAMWAPSIIEKDEKYYLFFGANDIQSDKELGGIGVAISDTPGGPYKDLLGKPLIGKFHNGAQPIDQFVFHDKDGQYYLIYGGWKHCNIAKLNDDFTGFIPFEDGVVFKEITPEGYVEGPFMFIRNGKYYFMWSEGGWTGPNYSVAYAIADSPLGPFKRIDKILQQDPNIATGAGHHSVIKVPNEDTYYIVYHRRPLTETDGNSRETCIDIMKFDDNGHILPVKITEEGVGANPLQ from the coding sequence ATGAAAAAACATTATCTACTCTTATTATTTACATTTACTACAGCCTTTTTATCCGCGCAAAACAACAATCCGGTTTTTCCTGGTTGGTATGCAGATCCTGAGGGAATTATTTTTGATAAGGAATATTGGATTTTCCCTACCTATTCTGCGCCCTTCGATGAGCAAGTATTTTTAGATGCTTTCTCTTCTCCAGATTTGGTAACATGGAAGAAGCACGAACGTATTATCGATACGGCGGAAGTTTCTTGGGCGAAAAGAGCCATGTGGGCGCCTTCCATTATTGAAAAAGACGAAAAATATTATTTGTTTTTTGGTGCAAATGACATTCAGAGCGATAAGGAATTGGGAGGAATTGGCGTGGCGATTTCCGATACTCCTGGAGGACCTTATAAAGATTTGCTTGGAAAACCTCTAATCGGAAAATTCCATAATGGGGCACAGCCTATCGATCAATTTGTTTTTCATGACAAAGACGGACAATATTATTTAATATACGGTGGATGGAAACATTGCAACATCGCCAAATTAAATGATGATTTTACAGGTTTTATTCCATTTGAAGATGGCGTGGTCTTTAAAGAGATTACTCCGGAAGGTTATGTGGAAGGACCATTTATGTTTATTCGTAACGGCAAGTATTATTTTATGTGGTCTGAAGGAGGGTGGACAGGGCCTAATTACAGCGTAGCTTATGCTATTGCCGATTCGCCACTTGGACCTTTTAAGCGTATTGATAAAATTCTCCAGCAAGATCCAAATATTGCCACTGGGGCTGGGCATCATTCTGTAATAAAAGTTCCAAATGAAGACACTTATTACATCGTGTATCATCGAAGACCGCTTACTGAAACCGATGGGAATTCAAGGGAAACCTGTATCGATATTATGAAATTTGATGATAACGGCCATATTTTACCAGTAAAAATAACCGAAGAAGGAGTAGGGGCGAACCCATTACAATAG
- the pabB gene encoding aminodeoxychorismate synthase component I, which translates to MKRTVKQFNINDIELFKKKLFHWATNFDEVVWLDSNFYKQSHSNFESLLAVEAFTSIKTDYHNAFEDLKEYQSVTKDWLFGYLTYDLKNDVENLSSSNHDGLLFPDLFFFQPKRLFLLKEDRVEFHYLGMIDDEIEEDYQAILSYLDDEVYLDEAKEDIKIRLRIHKDEYFAKVNTMLAHIHRGDIYEANFCQEFYAEDTAIDPIKTFQNLNKISQPPFATFLKYEGKYLLSASPERYIKKKGTEIISQPIKGTARRASNPEEDALLVKDLQQDEKERSENVMIVDLVRNDLSRVAIKGSVQVEELCKVYTFMQVHQLISTVKATVSEELHPVDIIKAAFPMGSMTGAPKLSAMKIIEELEETKRGLYSGAVGYFSPNGDFDFNVIIRSILYNDYLKYISFSVGSAITSKSKPENEYEECLIKAKAMREALEN; encoded by the coding sequence ATGAAAAGAACTGTTAAACAATTTAATATAAATGATATTGAACTGTTTAAAAAGAAGCTTTTTCACTGGGCTACCAACTTCGATGAAGTTGTTTGGTTAGACAGTAATTTTTACAAGCAATCTCACAGTAATTTTGAGTCTTTGCTGGCTGTAGAGGCCTTTACATCTATAAAAACCGATTACCATAATGCTTTTGAAGATTTAAAGGAATACCAATCGGTTACCAAAGATTGGCTTTTTGGTTACCTCACGTATGATTTAAAAAATGATGTGGAAAATCTTTCTTCATCAAACCACGACGGACTTCTTTTTCCAGATTTATTTTTTTTTCAGCCTAAGCGGTTATTTTTGTTGAAAGAAGATCGAGTAGAGTTTCATTATCTAGGGATGATTGATGATGAAATCGAGGAAGATTACCAAGCAATCCTTAGTTATTTAGATGATGAAGTCTATCTTGATGAGGCAAAGGAGGATATTAAAATAAGATTACGCATCCACAAAGATGAATATTTTGCCAAGGTAAATACCATGTTGGCACATATTCATAGAGGGGATATTTATGAGGCCAATTTTTGCCAGGAGTTCTATGCCGAGGATACAGCAATCGATCCCATCAAAACATTTCAAAATTTAAATAAAATTTCCCAACCTCCGTTTGCTACATTTTTAAAATATGAGGGAAAATATCTTTTGTCGGCCTCGCCAGAACGCTATATCAAAAAAAAAGGTACAGAAATTATTTCCCAGCCTATTAAAGGAACGGCCCGAAGAGCTTCTAATCCTGAAGAAGATGCGCTTTTGGTAAAGGATTTGCAGCAAGATGAAAAGGAGCGATCGGAAAATGTAATGATTGTAGATTTGGTTCGAAACGACCTTTCCCGGGTGGCAATTAAAGGGAGTGTGCAAGTAGAAGAGCTCTGCAAAGTGTATACGTTTATGCAGGTGCATCAACTGATATCTACAGTTAAGGCAACTGTGTCAGAAGAATTACACCCCGTAGATATTATCAAAGCTGCATTCCCGATGGGTAGTATGACGGGAGCACCAAAGCTTTCAGCCATGAAAATCATCGAAGAGTTGGAAGAAACAAAACGCGGTTTGTACAGTGGTGCTGTCGGATATTTCAGTCCGAATGGAGATTTCGACTTTAATGTTATCATTAGAAGTATTTTGTACAACGATTATTTAAAATACATTTCATTTTCTGTAGGTAGTGCCATAACCTCTAAGTCAAAACCTGAGAACGAATACGAAGAATGCCTTATAAAAGCGAAGGCAATGCGGGAAGCTTTGGAAAATTGA
- a CDS encoding GNAT family N-acetyltransferase: MQIYIANDTHIKYAQEICDTIDESARQRGTGIAKRTPEYITTKIQNGNAVIALDKEKFAGFCYIETWGHGKFVANSGLIVHPDFRGQGLATEIKKKVFQHSRNKFPDAKIFGITTGLAVMKINYDLGYEPVTFSELTDDPSFWNGCKTCKNFDILTRNEGKMCLCTGMLYDPVEKEQKKHKHKYDSKVFTRLKSIKQTLFLKKEKDKN, translated from the coding sequence ATGCAAATATATATTGCAAACGATACGCACATAAAATATGCTCAAGAAATTTGCGACACCATCGATGAGTCTGCGCGTCAACGCGGCACTGGTATTGCAAAAAGAACTCCAGAGTATATTACTACCAAAATACAGAATGGTAATGCGGTAATTGCTTTAGATAAAGAAAAATTTGCTGGATTTTGCTACATCGAAACATGGGGGCATGGAAAATTTGTAGCCAATTCGGGACTCATAGTTCATCCAGATTTTAGGGGACAGGGCCTTGCTACGGAAATAAAGAAGAAAGTTTTTCAGCACAGTCGAAATAAATTTCCGGATGCAAAAATCTTTGGAATCACTACAGGACTGGCTGTTATGAAGATAAATTACGACCTTGGTTATGAACCCGTTACATTTTCTGAGCTAACGGATGACCCCAGCTTCTGGAACGGTTGTAAAACCTGCAAAAACTTTGATATTCTTACTCGAAACGAAGGTAAAATGTGCCTTTGTACGGGAATGCTATACGATCCCGTTGAAAAAGAACAGAAAAAGCATAAGCATAAATACGATTCTAAAGTGTTTACTCGATTAAAAAGTATAAAACAAACCCTTTTTTTAAAAAAAGAAAAAGACAAAAATTAA
- the argG gene encoding argininosuccinate synthase gives MKKLVLAYSGGLDTSYCAKHLSETGYEVHAVSVNTGGFSKEEIKNIEEKAIALGAKSYTSIDAVQTFYDKVVKFLIYGNVLKNNTYPLSVSAERIVQAIEIVNFAKENGAKFIAHGSTGAGNDQVRFDMIFQILAPEIEIITPIRDNKLSRQEEIDFLKSKGVNMQWEKAKYSINKGLWGTSVGGDETLTSHLPLPNEAYPSQLENMGTQKIKLTFTKGELTAIDGKKDKAINLIEKLDKIASAFAIGRDIHVGDTIIGIKGRVGFEAAAPMIIIKAHHTLEKHVLTKWQQQHKDYLANWYGMLLHEGNYLDEVMRNIEAFMTDAQKNVIGDVWVSLYPYRFFIDGIQSKHDLMNAKFGSYGEMNKGWTAEEAKGFIKINSNAAKIHQAVNRK, from the coding sequence ATGAAAAAATTAGTTTTAGCATACAGCGGCGGCTTAGATACTTCTTATTGTGCCAAGCATTTATCTGAAACCGGATATGAAGTGCATGCTGTAAGTGTTAATACAGGAGGTTTTTCTAAAGAAGAAATTAAGAACATAGAAGAAAAGGCCATAGCGCTAGGAGCCAAAAGCTATACTTCCATAGATGCCGTACAAACATTTTACGATAAAGTGGTTAAGTTCCTTATCTACGGAAACGTACTTAAAAACAATACTTACCCATTATCGGTAAGTGCAGAGCGAATTGTACAGGCTATTGAGATTGTAAACTTTGCAAAAGAAAACGGAGCAAAATTTATTGCCCACGGAAGTACCGGTGCCGGAAACGACCAAGTTCGTTTTGATATGATCTTTCAAATATTGGCGCCAGAAATAGAAATTATCACCCCAATTCGAGACAATAAGCTTTCGAGGCAAGAAGAAATAGACTTCTTAAAATCAAAGGGAGTGAACATGCAATGGGAAAAAGCCAAATATTCCATCAATAAAGGTTTGTGGGGAACTAGTGTAGGCGGTGATGAAACACTTACCTCTCACCTCCCCTTACCCAACGAAGCTTACCCTAGTCAGCTTGAAAATATGGGTACCCAAAAAATCAAGCTTACTTTTACCAAAGGAGAACTTACCGCCATCGATGGAAAAAAAGACAAAGCGATTAATCTTATTGAGAAGTTAGACAAAATTGCATCGGCCTTTGCAATAGGAAGGGATATTCATGTAGGAGATACCATTATTGGGATTAAAGGAAGGGTTGGTTTTGAGGCAGCTGCACCTATGATTATCATTAAAGCACACCATACTTTAGAAAAACACGTACTTACCAAGTGGCAGCAACAACATAAAGATTATCTGGCCAATTGGTATGGGATGCTGCTCCATGAAGGGAATTATCTGGATGAGGTAATGCGGAATATCGAAGCGTTTATGACCGATGCGCAAAAAAATGTTATAGGAGATGTTTGGGTAAGTTTATATCCATACCGATTCTTTATTGACGGAATACAGTCTAAACATGATTTAATGAATGCTAAGTTTGGAAGTTACGGCGAAATGAACAAAGGATGGACGGCAGAAGAAGCCAAAGGGTTTATAAAAATAAATTCCAATGCAGCTAAAATCCATCAAGCGGTAAATAGGAAGTAG
- the proC gene encoding pyrroline-5-carboxylate reductase — MKVTVIGSGNLGKSIITGIASSDLLDSKDILVADKSDENLEIIKKQAGVSVTSDNIEAIKDSKWVILCIQPRILKVVLQEIKNHLTKDQVLISTVTGVSINEINEVVPKNKVIRAMPNTAAVKQQSMSFICADDIEHEDVQFVEKMFGTIGKTMVIEERLMQAATVLGASSTAFFLRFLRALTQGGVQMGFHPHEAQEISAQVAIGAAALIEDGTHTEVEVDNVTTPQGCTIEGLNAMEHNGLSSAVIKGIMAAYKRISDIN; from the coding sequence ATGAAAGTTACCGTAATTGGATCAGGAAATCTAGGAAAATCAATCATTACAGGAATTGCATCCAGCGATTTGTTAGATTCAAAGGATATCTTAGTAGCAGACAAATCAGATGAAAATCTGGAAATTATTAAAAAACAAGCCGGTGTTTCCGTAACATCCGACAATATCGAGGCCATTAAAGACTCAAAATGGGTAATTTTATGTATTCAACCCAGAATATTGAAAGTGGTTCTTCAGGAAATTAAAAATCATCTAACCAAGGATCAAGTTTTAATTTCTACCGTAACGGGGGTTTCCATTAATGAAATCAACGAAGTGGTTCCTAAGAACAAGGTAATTAGAGCAATGCCAAATACAGCGGCCGTTAAACAACAGTCCATGTCTTTTATCTGCGCGGACGATATCGAACACGAAGACGTTCAGTTTGTAGAGAAAATGTTTGGAACCATTGGTAAAACCATGGTTATTGAAGAGCGTTTAATGCAAGCGGCTACCGTTCTTGGAGCTAGTAGTACCGCTTTCTTTCTTCGATTTTTGCGTGCGCTTACGCAAGGTGGGGTGCAAATGGGCTTTCATCCTCACGAAGCACAGGAAATTTCTGCTCAGGTAGCAATTGGTGCAGCAGCGTTAATTGAAGATGGTACCCATACCGAAGTGGAGGTAGATAATGTAACCACACCACAGGGTTGTACCATAGAAGGTTTAAATGCTATGGAGCACAATGGGTTAAGCTCGGCGGTAATAAAAGGTATTATGGCAGCTTACAAAAGAATAAGTGATATTAATTAA
- the argC gene encoding N-acetyl-gamma-glutamyl-phosphate reductase: MIKAGIIGGSGYTGGELIRILTHHPHVEIDFVYSTTRAGKSIAETHEDLLGITDLKFTGTINPKVDVLFLCLGHGNSKTFLDEHTFSNKTKVIDLSNDFRLNKDASYNGREFVYGLPELQKEAISNANNIANPGCFATAIQLALLPLAKNKLLKETVHINATTGSTGAGVSPSATSHFSWRNNNISWYKPFTHQHLGEINQSIVSLQNDQPTILMLPQRGNFTKGIFVTSYLKFENSLEETWNLYKDFYVRDPFTHISEKEIHLKQVVNTNNCFIHLHKHEDVLLITSVIDNLIKGASGQAVQNMNLIFGLDESDGLNLKGSYF, translated from the coding sequence ATGATAAAAGCAGGAATTATAGGCGGTTCGGGATATACCGGGGGTGAACTGATACGAATATTAACGCATCATCCACATGTGGAAATTGACTTTGTGTACAGCACCACCCGGGCAGGAAAGTCAATCGCAGAAACACATGAAGACCTTTTAGGCATTACTGACCTAAAATTTACCGGTACCATCAACCCGAAGGTAGACGTATTATTTTTATGTCTTGGTCATGGAAATTCCAAAACTTTTTTAGACGAACATACCTTTTCCAACAAAACGAAAGTCATCGACTTAAGCAATGATTTCCGTTTAAATAAAGATGCCAGTTATAACGGAAGGGAGTTTGTCTATGGTTTGCCAGAATTACAAAAAGAAGCTATTTCAAATGCAAACAATATTGCGAACCCAGGATGTTTTGCTACTGCCATTCAATTGGCATTGCTTCCTTTGGCAAAAAATAAGCTTTTAAAAGAAACTGTTCATATTAATGCCACAACTGGCAGTACCGGAGCCGGAGTTTCCCCTTCTGCAACATCTCATTTCAGTTGGAGAAACAACAACATTTCTTGGTACAAACCCTTTACACACCAACACTTAGGAGAGATCAATCAAAGTATTGTGAGTCTCCAAAACGACCAGCCAACTATACTTATGCTACCGCAAAGAGGTAATTTCACTAAAGGTATTTTTGTAACATCATACCTAAAATTTGAAAATAGTTTGGAAGAAACTTGGAATTTATACAAGGATTTTTATGTTAGAGACCCGTTCACACATATATCTGAAAAAGAAATTCATTTAAAACAAGTTGTAAATACCAACAATTGTTTTATTCATCTTCATAAACACGAAGATGTATTGCTTATCACTAGTGTCATCGATAATTTAATAAAAGGCGCCTCTGGACAGGCAGTACAAAACATGAATTTAATTTTCGGGTTGGATGAAAGTGACGGATTAAATTTAAAAGGAAGTTATTTCTAA
- a CDS encoding glutamate-5-semialdehyde dehydrogenase, translating into MNKILTISERNNVLLTMAELIREEKNAIMKENKKDLDGYNGEDLAMEDRLKVDDAKIDGMIASLKELASQDDPLGKERFHFKHDNGMDVFNKTAPFGTIMIIYESRPDVTVEAAGIAFKSGNKILLKGGKESLNSNLLIVDLWHKAMKKHGVSIEWVEYLQYNRQETQAFLENPTQQIDLIVPRGGERLIQFVKENANCPVIVSGRGNNFVHVHKNADLDLAMKVIINAKTAKISACNALDKVLIDSNLPNYKEFVKKLQAKLEEYKVDIYVDKELSDLDNVTVINDDNIWYEEFLDYKIVIGVIDSVEDAIAKINKYSGGHSASIITKDSDVADLFMTTVDSAAVYHNASTRFTDGGALGLGGELAISTDKLHQRGPIGLEHLVTNKWYIHGEGQIR; encoded by the coding sequence ATGAATAAAATACTAACAATTTCCGAAAGAAATAATGTATTATTAACGATGGCAGAGCTTATCCGAGAGGAGAAAAATGCTATCATGAAAGAAAACAAGAAAGACCTAGACGGTTACAACGGTGAAGATCTCGCTATGGAAGACCGTCTTAAAGTAGATGATGCTAAAATAGATGGTATGATAGCTTCATTGAAAGAATTGGCATCGCAGGATGATCCTTTGGGTAAAGAGCGGTTCCACTTCAAACATGATAACGGAATGGATGTCTTTAATAAAACGGCACCTTTCGGGACTATCATGATTATATATGAGTCAAGACCAGATGTAACTGTAGAAGCAGCTGGAATTGCATTCAAATCTGGAAACAAAATTTTATTGAAAGGTGGTAAAGAGTCTTTAAACTCCAACCTTTTAATTGTAGACCTTTGGCACAAAGCAATGAAGAAACACGGTGTTTCTATTGAATGGGTAGAGTACTTGCAGTACAACCGTCAAGAAACACAGGCTTTCTTAGAAAACCCGACACAACAAATAGACCTTATTGTACCAAGGGGTGGGGAGCGTTTAATTCAATTTGTAAAAGAAAACGCCAATTGCCCTGTTATAGTGAGTGGACGAGGAAATAACTTTGTGCACGTACATAAAAATGCAGATCTTGATTTGGCAATGAAAGTTATTATCAATGCAAAAACGGCAAAGATATCTGCATGTAATGCCCTAGATAAGGTTTTAATAGATTCCAATCTTCCCAATTACAAAGAGTTTGTAAAGAAATTACAAGCGAAATTGGAAGAGTATAAGGTGGATATATACGTTGATAAGGAGTTATCAGACCTAGACAATGTTACTGTTATTAACGATGATAACATTTGGTACGAGGAATTTTTAGATTATAAAATTGTTATTGGAGTGATTGATTCTGTAGAAGACGCCATCGCTAAAATAAATAAATATTCTGGCGGGCATTCTGCTTCTATCATTACGAAAGACAGTGATGTTGCCGATTTATTTATGACTACCGTAGATTCGGCTGCAGTATACCATAACGCATCCACTAGATTTACCGATGGTGGTGCACTTGGACTAGGTGGGGAATTGGCCATAAGTACCGATAAGCTTCACCAACGTGGTCCTATTGGTCTTGAACATTTAGTAACCAATAAATGGTATATTCACGGAGAAGGACAGATAAGATAA
- the proB gene encoding glutamate 5-kinase, whose amino-acid sequence MSKPKKKKKRILLKIGSNTLTKESDQISRGKLEDIGRQIAELQDDYEFVIVSSGAKVVAKQFVNLESTYSEDINVKQALTSIGQPHLIRIFQESFRELGLLASQCLLSYSDFEKDVSKENIVNTINILVDNGYIPIINENDTVATDEIQFGDNDKLAALTAALLKVDLLIIATNTNGIYTKQSFKDGSPKTIEEVENFSDLKKEVVDEDKSSHGTGGMSSKVIALEIANKANIETWIVNGLEDNFILNTINQNTAFTKIE is encoded by the coding sequence ATGAGTAAGCCCAAAAAAAAGAAGAAAAGAATTCTTTTAAAAATAGGATCTAATACGCTTACAAAAGAGTCAGACCAAATATCAAGAGGTAAATTGGAAGATATTGGTAGACAAATCGCCGAACTTCAAGACGACTACGAATTCGTAATTGTAAGTTCTGGAGCTAAAGTAGTAGCTAAGCAATTTGTAAACTTAGAGAGTACTTATAGCGAAGACATTAATGTTAAACAGGCATTGACCTCTATCGGTCAGCCGCATTTAATACGTATTTTCCAAGAAAGTTTTAGAGAGCTTGGTTTATTGGCTTCTCAATGTTTGCTTTCTTATTCAGATTTTGAAAAAGACGTATCAAAAGAGAACATTGTTAATACTATAAATATTTTGGTAGATAATGGATACATTCCAATTATTAATGAGAATGACACCGTGGCTACCGATGAAATACAGTTTGGGGATAATGATAAATTAGCAGCTCTTACCGCTGCCCTTTTAAAGGTGGATTTATTGATTATTGCTACCAATACCAATGGTATTTACACCAAACAATCTTTTAAGGATGGATCTCCTAAAACAATTGAAGAAGTAGAGAACTTCTCTGATCTTAAAAAAGAAGTGGTAGACGAAGATAAATCTTCTCATGGTACCGGTGGAATGAGTTCTAAAGTAATTGCTTTGGAAATTGCCAATAAAGCCAATATCGAGACTTGGATTGTTAACGGTTTAGAAGATAATTTTATTCTAAATACCATCAATCAAAATACTGCTTTTACCAAAATTGAATGA
- a CDS encoding aspartate aminotransferase family protein, giving the protein MKLFDVYPLYNITPVKGKGLYVYDENDGAYLDLYGGHAVISIGHAHPTYVERITEQVNKLGFYSNAIQNPLQVELAEKLGRLSNCEEYDLFLCNSGAEANENALKLASFHTNKARVIAFTNAFHGRTSAAVAATDNRAINAPINSQHNVTTFLPFNQLHSLDYELAFGDVCAVIIEPIQGVGGLDEPTTEFLQGVRQLCDKHNVVLILDEIQSGYGRSGKFFAFQHHDIEADIITVAKGMGNGFPIGGVLIHPKFKAKHGMLGTTFGGNHLACAAALAVLEVIENENLIDNVNKISAYFKEKAKEIKSLQKLKGKGLMLGMEFELNVSEIRKELIYEKKIFTGGSSNKNLLRILPPLTIEKHHIDTFLISLSDVLKNHNL; this is encoded by the coding sequence ATGAAACTGTTTGATGTTTATCCTTTATACAATATAACTCCTGTAAAGGGAAAAGGATTGTATGTTTACGATGAGAACGATGGGGCCTATTTAGACCTTTATGGAGGTCATGCCGTTATCTCAATTGGTCATGCGCACCCTACTTATGTAGAACGCATTACCGAGCAAGTAAACAAACTAGGCTTCTACTCCAATGCCATTCAAAATCCGCTTCAAGTGGAATTGGCAGAAAAGTTAGGAAGGCTTTCTAATTGCGAGGAATACGATTTATTTCTTTGCAATTCTGGAGCAGAAGCCAACGAAAATGCATTGAAGCTAGCGTCCTTTCATACCAATAAAGCACGCGTTATAGCTTTTACAAATGCGTTTCATGGAAGAACATCAGCTGCAGTTGCAGCAACTGACAATAGGGCGATCAACGCTCCTATCAATAGCCAGCACAACGTCACAACATTCCTTCCTTTTAACCAACTTCACTCTTTAGATTATGAATTAGCGTTCGGTGACGTTTGTGCGGTTATTATTGAGCCCATTCAGGGTGTTGGCGGATTGGATGAACCTACAACCGAATTTCTGCAAGGAGTTAGGCAGTTGTGCGATAAACACAATGTGGTACTCATTTTAGATGAAATTCAATCGGGTTACGGTCGCAGCGGAAAATTTTTCGCATTCCAGCATCATGACATAGAGGCTGACATAATTACAGTTGCAAAAGGGATGGGAAATGGATTCCCAATTGGGGGTGTATTAATCCATCCTAAATTTAAAGCTAAGCATGGAATGTTGGGCACCACCTTTGGGGGCAATCACTTGGCATGCGCCGCTGCCCTTGCGGTTCTGGAGGTTATCGAAAATGAAAATTTAATAGATAACGTCAATAAAATTTCTGCTTATTTTAAAGAAAAAGCCAAGGAAATCAAGAGTTTACAAAAACTTAAAGGTAAAGGATTGATGCTTGGTATGGAGTTTGAACTTAATGTGTCAGAAATAAGAAAAGAGCTTATTTACGAGAAAAAAATATTTACAGGCGGCTCGTCAAATAAGAACTTATTACGAATATTACCGCCATTAACGATTGAAAAACATCATATAGACACCTTTTTAATTTCATTGTCTGATGTTTTAAAAAATCACAACTTGTAA